A stretch of the bacterium genome encodes the following:
- a CDS encoding ABC transporter ATP-binding protein, with the protein MGDRPAIALRGLTKRYGRAAAIQDLTLEVREGEVFGFLGPNGAGKTTTIRILLDLLRATSGTAAVFGHDCRAESLAVRAAVGYLPGEVQYYGDLTGRQVLDLLDRLGAARVEPRRQQALLERFALGAADLGRRLREYSAGMKRKLGLVQAFQADPPLLILDEPTEGLDPLMQAAFHDLVAEERGRGRTVFMSSHVLREVERACDRVGLLREGRLVLAAPVAEVRRLAPRRAEVSFAADVGAPAVPLPPGVELTARGARAWSLCVRGPLGPLLGRLEGLPVADLRVEEPALEDVVLGYYRESGGGEGSCTAR; encoded by the coding sequence ATGGGCGACCGGCCGGCGATCGCGCTCCGCGGCCTGACCAAGCGCTACGGCCGCGCCGCCGCGATACAGGACCTGACGCTCGAGGTGCGCGAGGGCGAGGTCTTCGGTTTCCTCGGGCCGAACGGCGCGGGCAAGACCACCACGATCCGCATCCTCCTCGACCTGCTGCGCGCGACGTCAGGCACGGCGGCGGTCTTCGGGCACGACTGCCGGGCGGAGAGCCTGGCGGTGCGCGCCGCAGTCGGCTACCTCCCCGGCGAGGTGCAGTACTACGGCGACCTCACGGGGCGGCAGGTGCTCGACCTTCTCGATCGGCTCGGCGCGGCCCGCGTCGAGCCGCGCCGCCAGCAGGCGTTGCTCGAGCGCTTCGCGCTGGGGGCCGCCGACCTCGGGCGCCGGCTGCGCGAGTACAGCGCCGGGATGAAGCGCAAGCTGGGGCTCGTCCAGGCGTTCCAGGCGGACCCGCCGCTGCTGATCCTCGACGAGCCGACCGAGGGCCTTGACCCGCTGATGCAGGCGGCCTTCCACGACCTGGTCGCGGAGGAGCGCGGCCGCGGCCGCACCGTCTTCATGTCGTCGCACGTGCTGCGCGAGGTCGAGCGCGCCTGCGACCGCGTCGGCCTGCTGCGCGAGGGGCGTCTCGTGCTCGCGGCACCGGTGGCGGAGGTGCGGCGACTGGCGCCGCGCCGCGCGGAAGTCTCGTTCGCCGCCGACGTCGGCGCGCCGGCCGTGCCCCTGCCGCCGGGCGTCGAGCTGACCGCGCGCGGCGCGCGCGCCTGGTCGCTGTGCGTCCGCGGGCCCCTCGGCCCCCTTCTCGGACGGCTCGAGGGCCTGCCCGTCGCGGACCTGCGCGTCGAGGAGCCGGCGCTCGAGGATGTCGTCCTCGGCTATTACCGCGAGAGCGGCGGCGGGGAGGGGTCGTGCACGGCGCGCTGA
- a CDS encoding methyl-accepting chemotaxis protein: protein MLKNLKIGWRLTAGFGVVLFLIVIVGLVSLRNTVDYSKEYTDLYRDNVQAAVHLSAAQNALWQLRYGFPQFMVGTPEARAKIVADEGTWYKVIEENLKAYEQKAMTADEKKALGELRDAYGKYIQARPKWFQLYGEGRIEEAKEWRAQTTTPFGAATVKAFEQQIAYQQKDGEDRLNRTMVRAQRNKVSMFILIAITLLAGLAISVIITKSITRPVSEGMRVAGLLADGDLTVSVAASGGDETGMMLASMSTMIKKLTDVVSDVKRASDSVATGSQELRSSAEEMSRGSSEQAGSVEEVSASMEQMVANIQQNADNAQQTEKIAQKAAEDAREGGKAVAETVAAMKEIAGKITIIEEIARQTNLLALNAAIEAARAGEHGRGFAVVASEVRKLAERAQAAAGEISKLSGTSVQVAEQAGTMLAKLVPDIQRTAELVLEINGSSREQNEGAGQVNKAIQRLDEVVQQNAGAAEEMSSTAQELSSQAQELQSIIAFFTVDGSRQGTAEATPSFKKTRVAHLGTKAVPTMQRAALRHAPAATAATATGAPRTAAGGAGTSGVALDMGRAGKDAEDAEFERH, encoded by the coding sequence ATGCTCAAGAACCTGAAGATTGGATGGAGGTTGACGGCGGGGTTCGGGGTCGTTCTGTTCTTGATAGTGATCGTGGGGTTGGTCAGCCTGAGGAATACCGTAGACTACTCGAAGGAATACACCGATCTGTATCGAGACAACGTGCAGGCAGCGGTCCACCTTTCGGCGGCGCAGAATGCCCTCTGGCAGTTGCGCTACGGCTTCCCGCAATTCATGGTCGGAACGCCGGAGGCCCGGGCGAAGATCGTCGCCGATGAGGGGACCTGGTACAAGGTCATCGAAGAAAATCTGAAAGCGTACGAACAGAAGGCGATGACCGCGGATGAGAAGAAAGCGCTGGGCGAGCTGAGAGATGCCTACGGCAAGTACATCCAGGCGCGGCCGAAGTGGTTTCAACTCTACGGGGAAGGCAGGATCGAAGAGGCGAAAGAGTGGCGTGCGCAGACAACGACCCCGTTCGGGGCCGCCACGGTGAAGGCATTCGAACAGCAAATAGCCTATCAGCAGAAGGACGGCGAAGATCGGCTCAATAGAACGATGGTTCGGGCGCAGCGGAACAAGGTGTCGATGTTCATTCTCATCGCCATTACGCTTCTTGCCGGCCTGGCCATCAGCGTGATCATCACCAAGAGCATTACGAGACCGGTGAGCGAGGGGATGCGGGTTGCCGGGCTTCTCGCGGACGGGGACTTGACCGTCAGCGTCGCCGCCTCCGGCGGGGACGAGACCGGCATGATGCTGGCGTCCATGTCAACGATGATCAAGAAGTTGACCGATGTCGTGAGCGACGTGAAGCGGGCCTCCGACAGTGTGGCGACGGGTTCACAGGAACTGCGCTCGAGCGCCGAGGAAATGAGCCGGGGCTCGAGCGAGCAGGCGGGGTCGGTGGAAGAGGTCTCGGCCTCGATGGAGCAGATGGTCGCGAACATCCAGCAGAACGCGGACAACGCGCAGCAGACCGAAAAGATCGCGCAGAAGGCGGCCGAGGACGCGCGCGAGGGCGGCAAGGCGGTCGCGGAGACCGTGGCGGCGATGAAGGAGATCGCCGGCAAGATCACGATCATCGAGGAGATCGCGCGGCAGACGAACCTCCTGGCCTTGAACGCGGCGATCGAGGCGGCTCGGGCGGGAGAGCACGGACGAGGCTTCGCGGTGGTGGCGAGTGAGGTGCGCAAGCTGGCGGAGCGCGCCCAGGCGGCTGCGGGCGAGATCAGCAAGCTCTCGGGCACGAGCGTGCAGGTTGCCGAGCAGGCGGGGACGATGTTGGCCAAGCTGGTGCCCGACATTCAGCGCACGGCCGAGCTGGTGCTTGAGATCAACGGCTCGAGCAGGGAGCAGAACGAAGGCGCCGGGCAGGTGAACAAGGCGATCCAGCGCCTCGACGAAGTGGTGCAGCAGAACGCGGGCGCGGCTGAGGAGATGAGCTCGACGGCCCAGGAGCTCTCCAGCCAGGCGCAGGAGCTTCAGTCGATCATAGCGTTCTTCACGGTGGACGGTTCAAGGCAGGGCACGGCGGAGGCGACGCCCTCGTTCAAGAAGACGCGAGTGGCGCACCTGGGTACCAAAGCCGTGCCGACGATGCAGCGGGCGGCGTTGCGCCATGCGCCGGCGGCGACGGCGGCGACGGCGACGGGCGCGCCGAGGACGGCTGCGGGGGGGGCGGGCACCAGCGGCGTGGCGCTGGACATGGGCCGCGCCGGCAAGGACGCCGAAGACGCCGAGTTCGAGAGGCACTAG
- a CDS encoding DUF2007 domain-containing protein: MDDELVTIERFLDRVDAQVARSRLEAAGIEAVLADEGMGGLFGYGLVKGVRLQVPAGDEARARALLAEEPATLDEDEPPPS; this comes from the coding sequence ATGGACGACGAACTGGTGACGATCGAGCGCTTCCTTGACCGGGTCGACGCGCAGGTGGCGCGCAGCCGGCTCGAGGCGGCGGGGATCGAGGCCGTCCTCGCCGACGAGGGGATGGGCGGCCTGTTCGGCTACGGGCTGGTCAAGGGCGTGCGGCTGCAGGTCCCCGCCGGGGACGAGGCCCGGGCCCGGGCGCTCCTCGCGGAAGAACCGGCCACGCTCGACGAGGACGAGCCGCCCCCGTCCTGA
- a CDS encoding DUF6448 family protein has translation METTRLSIAAAGLLLTLALAIPPLAWGHCDTLEGPVVVDAKAALAKAEITPVLKWVPAAGEAEIREAFQKTLAVRKGGKEAQELADTWFFETLVRVHRASEGAPYTGLKSGGTEEETIALADKALTTGDVGPLVKLVGDAVEHGIRHRFEQTAEKKKHAEHGVEYGRAYVAAYVDFIHYGERIYQAAEHPPSHHAGGEAAEATEAAAPAHHGH, from the coding sequence ATGGAAACCACGAGACTGTCGATCGCAGCAGCGGGCCTGCTCCTTACGCTGGCGCTGGCCATACCGCCGTTGGCGTGGGGTCACTGCGACACGCTGGAGGGGCCGGTGGTCGTCGACGCCAAGGCGGCGCTCGCCAAGGCGGAGATCACGCCCGTGCTCAAGTGGGTCCCGGCCGCGGGTGAGGCGGAGATCCGCGAGGCCTTCCAGAAGACGCTGGCGGTGCGCAAGGGCGGGAAGGAGGCGCAGGAACTCGCCGACACCTGGTTCTTCGAGACACTGGTGCGCGTCCACCGGGCGAGCGAAGGGGCGCCGTACACCGGCCTCAAGTCGGGCGGCACCGAGGAGGAGACGATCGCGCTGGCTGACAAGGCGCTGACCACGGGCGACGTCGGGCCGCTCGTGAAGCTGGTGGGCGACGCGGTCGAGCACGGCATCCGCCACCGCTTCGAGCAGACTGCCGAGAAGAAGAAGCACGCCGAGCACGGCGTCGAGTACGGGCGGGCGTACGTCGCCGCCTACGTCGACTTCATCCACTACGGCGAGCGGATCTACCAGGCCGCGGAGCACCCGCCGTCGCACCACGCCGGCGGCGAGGCGGCCGAGGCAACCGAAGCGGCTGCGCCGGCGCACCACGGGCACTAG
- a CDS encoding HPP family protein gives MSAVAVVPADTACVAFTDEDLELAMRSMESFVDVTPEDLQEICRRAKANAVARLEAAVTPAVPVLAPVPAAPPAAAPSPGFFAKMRGGGHAPPGEGPREIAWSWLGAALGIALCGLLSAAFFEPRASTLLIGSFGASAVLVYAAIRSPLAQPRNLVGGHVVSALVGVACWRLFGDHLWVAAALGVSLAIAGMLATRTLHPPGGATALIAVIGGRGIHDLGFLYALVPAGAGALVLLAVALAVNNLAPRRRYPEYWW, from the coding sequence ATGAGCGCCGTCGCCGTCGTCCCCGCCGACACGGCGTGCGTGGCCTTCACCGACGAGGACCTCGAGCTGGCGATGCGCAGCATGGAGTCGTTCGTCGACGTCACGCCGGAGGACCTTCAGGAGATCTGCCGGCGCGCCAAGGCCAACGCCGTGGCGCGGCTGGAGGCTGCGGTGACGCCCGCCGTCCCCGTGCTCGCCCCCGTCCCCGCCGCGCCGCCCGCGGCCGCGCCGAGCCCCGGCTTCTTCGCGAAGATGCGCGGGGGCGGCCACGCGCCGCCCGGCGAGGGGCCGCGGGAGATCGCCTGGTCGTGGCTCGGCGCCGCGCTCGGCATCGCCCTCTGCGGCCTGCTCTCCGCGGCGTTCTTCGAGCCGCGGGCGTCGACGCTGCTCATCGGCTCCTTCGGCGCCTCGGCGGTCCTGGTCTACGCGGCGATCCGCAGTCCGCTTGCCCAGCCGCGAAACCTCGTGGGCGGGCACGTCGTCAGCGCCCTCGTCGGCGTCGCCTGCTGGCGGCTCTTCGGCGACCACCTCTGGGTGGCCGCGGCGCTCGGGGTCTCGCTGGCCATCGCCGGGATGCTCGCCACGCGCACCCTGCACCCGCCGGGCGGCGCGACCGCGCTCATCGCCGTCATCGGGGGGCGGGGAATTCACGACCTCGGTTTTCTCTACGCGCTGGTTCCCGCCGGCGCCGGGGCGCTCGTGCTGCTGGCGGTCGCGCTCGCCGTGAACAACCTGGCCCCGCGACGTCGCTACCCCGAGTACTGGTGGTAA
- a CDS encoding chemotaxis protein CheW: MASTAVEATEQYLTFRLGEEVFALEISQVREVLDYTQITRVPRMPEFMRGVINLRGSVVPVVDLRLKFGMVAAERTLNACIIIAEVAIGGGRTLLGALVDSVQEVVDLEPGQIEPPPRLGASIQADFIRGMGKRDEHFLIILDADRVFSGEELATVQGAGAEGVCEGSGRA, from the coding sequence ATGGCATCGACGGCGGTGGAGGCGACTGAGCAGTACCTGACCTTTCGGCTGGGCGAGGAGGTCTTTGCGCTGGAGATCTCCCAGGTGCGGGAAGTGCTGGACTACACCCAGATCACCCGGGTGCCACGGATGCCGGAGTTCATGCGCGGGGTGATCAACCTGCGCGGCAGCGTGGTGCCCGTGGTGGACCTGAGGCTCAAGTTCGGCATGGTCGCGGCCGAGCGCACCCTGAACGCCTGCATCATCATTGCGGAGGTGGCGATCGGCGGCGGGCGCACGCTGCTGGGCGCGCTCGTCGACTCGGTGCAGGAGGTGGTCGATCTGGAGCCTGGGCAGATCGAGCCCCCGCCGCGCCTCGGGGCGAGCATCCAAGCCGATTTCATACGCGGAATGGGCAAGCGCGACGAGCACTTCCTGATCATCCTCGACGCGGACCGGGTCTTCTCGGGCGAAGAATTGGCGACCGTACAGGGCGCGGGGGCCGAGGGTGTTTGCGAAGGCTCTGGCCGCGCCTGA
- a CDS encoding DUF1858 domain-containing protein — protein sequence METHDTVTAETRVADLLARRPEAVGILVRAGLTPLADPAHRELVKGLPVTVGMAARNHGLDLEALLRELNAGGGGAGR from the coding sequence ATGGAGACGCACGACACCGTCACGGCCGAGACCCGCGTCGCGGACCTGCTGGCCCGCCGGCCCGAGGCCGTCGGGATCCTGGTGCGCGCAGGGCTCACCCCCCTGGCGGACCCGGCCCACCGCGAGCTGGTCAAGGGCCTGCCCGTGACCGTGGGGATGGCGGCCCGCAACCACGGTCTCGACCTCGAGGCGTTGTTGCGGGAGTTGAACGCCGGGGGCGGGGGAGCGGGCAGATGA
- a CDS encoding response regulator, with protein MGPLAARIRANLTAKIILFVCASEVLLLAVLGTFFLHGYRRELDRQVAEKMAVPAALMSQMALNFDVAADLRALEGIVHEPVVDAFVARRTGDVFFASDPAKIGRPAAEFVPATAGSETPGGGRTWAVDAGGAHHLALLAPLRSGGDDIGQLYLRIDAAGVAARADRALLLYVAGSAFAVALTLVITGFWVQRLFVPRIDRTVAVLDDVRAGSYAARVGGPVTPDQLGRLMQSVDAMIERIEAHLVALHRAEKEYRDLFDNAVEGIFQLAGDGRLLAANPALARMLGCGSTPEVLARFFSAPPEARWADLARHEEFHATLRERGEVRDFEARLLRVDGTVLWASLSGRMIPGTDGGGGSVECSVTDISERRRREAAEIERRAAEVAHAEVSGLLAALEGKNRQLVETVSQLDAAQAKLVRSEKLAAMGTMAAGVAHDLNNILSGLVGYPELLLMDLPADSPLREIVEAIRESGTRAAAVVADLLTLARGAAYAVEECDLAQLVSRYLQSPEHQALAARHPGVRLACPPAPGLRLVRCSLVHIQKVVMNLVMNAFEAIPGRGEVRMALANRAVTAETSSAAGVPPGAYVSLRVDDTGPGIPAGELARVFEPFYTKKVLGRSGTGLGLTVVSNTVQEHGGSVTVDSGASGASFTVLLPAVVRAVAARAASAPSASALARGTGRILVVDDERGLRDLARRMLIALGYTVETVSSGEEAIAWLRERTADLVLLDMLMPPGMNGCETYREIVKIRPGQKALICSGYAQSADYAEARLLGAGRFLKKPFGLADLGAAVRGELAGEDGAAG; from the coding sequence ATGGGACCGCTTGCCGCGAGAATCCGCGCGAATCTCACCGCGAAGATCATCCTGTTCGTCTGCGCCAGCGAGGTCCTGCTGCTCGCCGTTCTCGGCACGTTCTTCCTGCACGGCTACCGGCGCGAGCTCGACCGCCAGGTCGCCGAGAAGATGGCCGTCCCCGCCGCCCTGATGTCCCAGATGGCGCTGAACTTCGACGTCGCCGCGGACCTGCGCGCCCTCGAGGGGATCGTCCACGAGCCGGTCGTCGACGCGTTCGTCGCGCGAAGGACGGGCGACGTCTTCTTCGCCTCGGACCCGGCGAAGATCGGACGCCCGGCCGCGGAGTTCGTTCCCGCCACCGCCGGGTCCGAGACGCCCGGCGGGGGACGGACCTGGGCCGTCGACGCCGGCGGGGCGCACCATCTGGCGCTGCTCGCGCCCCTTCGGTCCGGGGGTGACGACATCGGCCAGCTCTACCTGAGGATCGACGCGGCCGGCGTCGCCGCGCGCGCGGACCGGGCGCTCCTGCTCTACGTGGCGGGTTCCGCGTTCGCGGTGGCGCTCACGCTGGTGATCACCGGATTCTGGGTGCAGCGCCTCTTCGTGCCCCGGATCGACCGGACCGTGGCGGTCCTCGACGACGTGCGTGCCGGCAGCTACGCCGCCCGCGTCGGCGGCCCGGTGACGCCCGACCAGCTCGGGCGGCTGATGCAGAGCGTCGACGCCATGATCGAGCGGATCGAGGCGCACCTGGTGGCGCTGCACCGCGCGGAGAAGGAGTATCGCGACCTCTTCGACAACGCCGTGGAGGGGATCTTCCAGCTCGCGGGCGACGGCAGGCTGCTGGCCGCGAACCCGGCGCTGGCGCGCATGCTCGGCTGCGGGTCGACGCCCGAGGTGCTGGCGCGCTTCTTCAGCGCGCCGCCGGAAGCACGCTGGGCGGACCTCGCGCGGCACGAGGAGTTCCATGCGACGCTTCGCGAGAGGGGCGAGGTGCGCGACTTCGAGGCCCGCTTGTTGCGCGTCGACGGGACCGTCCTCTGGGCGTCGCTCTCGGGGCGCATGATCCCGGGCACCGACGGTGGCGGGGGCAGCGTCGAGTGCAGCGTCACCGACATCTCGGAACGGCGCCGGCGCGAGGCCGCCGAGATCGAGCGCCGGGCGGCCGAGGTGGCGCACGCCGAGGTCTCCGGGCTGCTCGCCGCGCTCGAGGGGAAGAACCGGCAGCTCGTGGAGACGGTGAGCCAGCTCGATGCGGCGCAGGCGAAGCTGGTCCGCAGCGAGAAGCTCGCCGCCATGGGCACCATGGCGGCGGGGGTCGCCCACGACCTGAACAACATCCTCTCCGGGCTTGTCGGCTACCCCGAGCTGCTGCTGATGGACCTGCCCGCGGACAGCCCTCTGCGGGAGATCGTCGAGGCGATCCGGGAGTCCGGCACGCGGGCTGCGGCCGTCGTCGCCGACCTGCTGACGCTCGCCCGCGGCGCGGCGTACGCCGTCGAGGAGTGCGACCTCGCCCAGCTGGTGTCGCGCTACCTGCAGTCGCCGGAGCACCAGGCGCTGGCGGCGCGTCACCCGGGAGTGCGGCTGGCCTGCCCGCCCGCCCCGGGCCTCAGGCTGGTCCGCTGTTCGCTCGTCCACATCCAGAAGGTGGTGATGAACCTGGTGATGAACGCTTTCGAGGCGATCCCGGGCAGGGGCGAGGTGAGGATGGCGCTCGCGAACAGGGCGGTGACGGCCGAGACGTCGTCGGCAGCCGGCGTGCCGCCCGGGGCCTACGTGTCCCTGCGGGTCGACGACACCGGCCCGGGAATCCCCGCAGGCGAGCTGGCGCGGGTCTTCGAGCCGTTCTACACGAAGAAGGTCCTCGGCCGCAGCGGCACCGGGCTGGGGCTCACCGTCGTCTCGAACACCGTCCAGGAGCACGGCGGGTCGGTCACCGTCGACAGCGGGGCGAGCGGCGCCTCGTTCACGGTGCTCCTGCCCGCGGTCGTGCGCGCCGTCGCCGCGCGCGCGGCGTCGGCGCCGTCGGCGTCGGCGCTGGCGCGCGGGACCGGCAGGATCCTCGTGGTCGACGACGAGCGGGGCCTGCGGGACCTCGCGCGGCGGATGCTGATCGCCCTCGGCTACACCGTGGAAACGGTCTCCTCGGGCGAAGAGGCGATCGCCTGGCTGCGGGAGCGGACCGCGGACCTCGTGCTGCTCGACATGCTCATGCCGCCGGGGATGAACGGCTGCGAGACGTATCGCGAGATCGTCAAGATCCGCCCCGGCCAGAAGGCGCTGATCTGCAGCGGCTACGCCCAGAGC
- a CDS encoding DUF438 domain-containing protein produces MVLGPDTKLKDFLAAYPFMKEFLIAYNPHFKALDNPLMWKTVGRFATLSKAAVMGGAKLPELLAALADEIERRTGARPGVAGERETADARQETLKGIIRQLHDGGDVGAAKERFRELIKDVAPWEIGRMEQSLMKEGLPEDEVKRLCSVHVEVFKESLDQKAVPGLPAGHPVHTLMRENREVERIAAALEAIADPNAETARVSELLGRLAEVDRHYLRKENQLFPVLEAKGVAGPSKVMWAVHDDIRILLKDARVAAAEKKLPADRLKFVAAQVRDMVYKEEHILFPMALELLSEEEWGKVAAGEGEIGFAWGLTPEQPWHAAGTGAPAEYLARHAGSISLDTGSLTAEQLNLMLTHLPVDLSFVNENDEVLYYSATPERIFPRSPGVIGRRVQNCHPPKSVATVERILSEFKAGHKDTAEFWIQMRGRFLHIRYFAVRDAAGAYKGCLEVSQDVTGIRALDGERRLLDWDK; encoded by the coding sequence ATGGTGCTCGGGCCGGACACGAAACTCAAGGACTTCCTCGCCGCCTACCCGTTCATGAAGGAGTTCCTGATCGCCTACAACCCGCACTTCAAGGCGCTGGACAACCCCCTGATGTGGAAGACCGTCGGACGCTTCGCGACCCTCTCCAAGGCCGCGGTCATGGGCGGCGCCAAGCTGCCCGAGCTGCTCGCGGCGCTCGCGGACGAGATCGAGCGGCGCACCGGCGCCCGCCCGGGCGTCGCGGGGGAGCGCGAGACGGCCGACGCCCGCCAGGAGACGCTCAAGGGCATCATCCGCCAGCTGCACGACGGCGGGGACGTCGGCGCCGCCAAGGAGCGCTTTCGCGAGCTGATCAAGGACGTCGCCCCCTGGGAGATCGGCAGGATGGAGCAGTCCCTCATGAAGGAGGGGCTTCCCGAGGACGAGGTCAAGCGCCTCTGCTCCGTGCACGTCGAGGTCTTCAAGGAGTCGCTCGACCAGAAGGCGGTCCCCGGCCTGCCGGCGGGGCACCCCGTGCACACGCTCATGCGCGAGAACCGCGAGGTGGAGCGCATCGCCGCCGCTCTCGAGGCGATCGCCGACCCCAACGCCGAGACCGCGCGCGTCTCGGAGCTGCTCGGGCGCCTCGCCGAGGTCGACCGCCACTACCTGCGCAAGGAGAACCAGCTCTTCCCGGTGCTCGAGGCCAAGGGCGTCGCCGGGCCGAGCAAGGTGATGTGGGCGGTGCACGACGACATCCGCATCCTGCTCAAGGACGCGCGGGTGGCCGCCGCGGAGAAGAAGCTCCCCGCCGACCGGCTGAAGTTCGTCGCGGCCCAGGTGCGCGACATGGTCTACAAGGAGGAGCACATCCTCTTCCCGATGGCCCTCGAGCTGCTCAGCGAGGAGGAGTGGGGCAAGGTCGCCGCCGGCGAGGGCGAGATCGGCTTCGCCTGGGGCCTTACGCCCGAGCAGCCCTGGCATGCGGCTGGGACGGGTGCGCCCGCGGAGTACCTGGCGCGGCACGCCGGGAGCATCAGCCTCGACACCGGGTCGCTGACCGCCGAGCAGCTCAACCTGATGCTGACGCACCTGCCGGTGGACCTCTCGTTCGTCAACGAGAACGACGAGGTGCTCTACTACTCCGCGACGCCGGAGCGGATCTTCCCGCGCTCGCCGGGGGTCATCGGCCGGCGCGTGCAGAACTGCCACCCGCCCAAGAGCGTGGCGACCGTCGAGCGGATCCTCTCGGAGTTCAAGGCCGGCCACAAGGACACCGCGGAGTTCTGGATCCAGATGCGCGGGCGCTTCCTGCACATCCGCTACTTCGCGGTGCGCGACGCGGCTGGGGCGTACAAGGGCTGTCTCGAGGTCAGCCAGGATGTCACCGGCATCCGCGCCCTCGACGGCGAACGCAGACTGCTGGACTGGGACAAGTAA
- a CDS encoding CopD family protein, with amino-acid sequence MRPGHPFSWLAAAVLLLALAAPAAATPEFAEKTGQGCLTCHRDPEGGGALTETGLRFAAAGYRWPPTGGYRVLGGLRRGVRLFVGLAHIVAAFLWFGTILYVHLMLRPAYASKGLPRGEVILGLVSMGVVGVTGVLLTASRIAGLAVLVDSPWGRVLAAKIAVYLVMVGSAATAVFFIGPRLKRMQGKAIAPADGIHDPATLAAFDGGEGRPARVAVAGVVYDVSALPRWRGGAHMKHAAGRDLTADIGRAPHDASLLERAQRVGTFDASRAPRKTPAQKAFYVVAYLNLTLVFLVLFLLAWWRWGL; translated from the coding sequence ATGCGTCCTGGACACCCCTTCAGCTGGCTGGCGGCCGCCGTGCTGCTGCTGGCCCTTGCCGCGCCGGCCGCGGCGACGCCGGAGTTCGCCGAGAAGACCGGCCAGGGCTGCCTGACCTGCCACCGCGACCCGGAGGGTGGCGGGGCCCTGACGGAGACGGGCCTGCGGTTTGCGGCGGCGGGATACCGATGGCCTCCGACGGGCGGCTACCGGGTGCTCGGCGGCCTGCGCCGCGGCGTGCGGCTGTTCGTCGGCCTCGCGCACATCGTCGCCGCGTTCCTCTGGTTCGGCACGATCCTCTACGTCCACCTCATGCTGCGACCGGCGTACGCGTCCAAGGGACTGCCGCGCGGCGAAGTCATCCTGGGACTCGTGTCGATGGGGGTCGTCGGGGTCACGGGCGTGCTCCTGACGGCGTCGCGGATCGCCGGGCTGGCGGTGCTCGTCGACAGCCCCTGGGGCCGGGTTCTCGCCGCCAAGATCGCGGTGTACCTCGTCATGGTCGGGTCGGCGGCCACCGCGGTCTTCTTCATCGGGCCGCGGCTCAAGCGCATGCAGGGCAAGGCGATCGCGCCGGCCGACGGGATCCACGACCCGGCGACACTCGCGGCCTTCGACGGCGGCGAGGGGCGCCCGGCCCGCGTCGCCGTCGCGGGCGTCGTCTACGACGTCTCGGCGCTGCCGCGCTGGCGCGGCGGCGCCCACATGAAGCACGCCGCGGGGCGCGACCTGACCGCCGACATCGGGCGGGCGCCGCACGACGCGTCGCTGCTGGAGCGGGCGCAGCGCGTCGGCACGTTCGACGCCTCGCGCGCACCGAGGAAGACACCGGCGCAGAAGGCCTTCTACGTCGTCGCCTACCTGAACCTCACCCTCGTCTTCCTTGTCCTCTTCCTCCTCGCCTGGTGGCGCTGGGGCCTTTAG